Genomic segment of Oncorhynchus keta strain PuntledgeMale-10-30-2019 chromosome 5, Oket_V2, whole genome shotgun sequence:
GGATAATAAACCATGCCTTGGATGAGAATGTGAAGAGTTTTTAACCGACTTGATCTCTACTGACTGGAGTGGTTTACTATGCTGTTCAAAAGTCACGAGGGAGGTCCAATAGCACTGAGTCCAACGACAGTCCAACATCCTTGTGTACGTTCCAACGTTCATCCAGTGTTCCGATGATATCTCCCAAAGTTCTAATGTTGTTCCAATGATCTGTTCCAAAGTTCTAATGTGGTTCGAATGTTCTGTTCCGACGTTCCACCGGTTCTTGATCCGACTGGGGGAACATCTTGTTGTTAATAGGAGATCATCTTTTGATGGATCAGACATATGTTGATGGATCACCTCAGCCTCGTATGTATTTACATCCCATTCTTCTTGTCCCATATTTCTTTCCGTCCAAGGGTTTGTTTTGGGTTCACCAGACAATCATTAGTACTATTAGGGAATACCTCACGGTCACAGGACGAGCAGGTTACTGACACTCGAATATTAACTCATAAGAAAGGACTGAACTGCTCGGTGTCGCCACTGGATTGTCCACAACAAACAGAGAGCATCACTCCCTGgatgagaaggagaaagagaaaaattGTTAAAATGGTTATATTCTAGACCAGGCTCGTGTAGAATATAGTTTTTGTATATGAATATACACTTTTCTGTGGAAAGTATGTAAAAGGGTTAGGAAAGTATTTGAAAACTGTTTGCAAATACCTTGCCCAAAAAAGTATTTGAAAGTGTTATTTGAAAGTACTTGGAAAGTATTTGTGGTATTTGAAAGTACTTGGAAAGTATTTGAATGGGTTTGGAAAGTATTTGTGTTAGGAAACCGTTTCTATCCGTTCTATCTCTTACCTTCAGAGAGATTGTAGGTTCTACATTAGCATTGCTCTCATTGCAGCCTTGCTGATACGCTTGCGGTTATTCTTCCTCATTCTCTTCCTAGTTGGGCCGGGCCGAGCAGGTGGCCGGGGACCAGCCAGGACTGAGGGCGCTCGCGTCGATGTGGGCGAAACTGTGTCTGGGAGAATAGGAGAATATTATATTCAGATGATTTAACAGTTTGGAATACACATGAAACTGAGAAACATAAATCcaaaacacatatacacacacacacagccacagccacacagacacacaccacacacacttgcTAGCTCACAATGTTCTCTATCTACCTGTTCTATTTGTGGTGGTTTGAGTTTGATGTTTATGATTAGGCCGATGGTACTGCTGCTCCTCTTTTTCTTGCTGTTCTTTCTGTTGCTCACGTCTCAGGAGCTCCTTCTCATCGTCCAGCCTCCTGTGGAGTAAAAACagctccttcctctcctcctccagcttcTCCTGTTCCAGTTGGAGAGCGTGCTGGAGGCTCCTCTCTGAATCAGGGGTCTCATTGTCTTTACGTCTTTGATCAGCTTCCTCAAGGGGAGGGAATCTGCTCTCGGGCCTCTGATTGGTTTCCTCCGTAGGATGGAATTGCTGTTCTGTTCTTTGATTGGCTCCCTCTCTGCGTTTGGTTTCCTCTGAGGAGGAGTTGGTCCCATGTCGCTGTTGCTTTGATGTGTTGGTGCGTAGCGAGggactctgtgtttgtgtggcttgtctctgtgtctcttggtctccctcctcttcactgAGGCtcagactaccctgccgcctatcTCCCCTACTGACATTTCCCTCAGTAATGTTAAATAGCGAGTCCCCACGCGTCTCGACCCCGTCTCTCTTCTCGTGGTCAAGCTGTGCCATGTCGATGTCCATTGCGGTTGTAGTGCCGTTGACACTACTactgtctctcccttcctccatgtCATCGTGATGTCGAGGTTCGGTCCACTCGTTATCCCCCAGCTGTCTGGTAGCGTTAAGCACCCACTGAGGATCCATCTTGTCATGGTCCAGCCCATagccccctttcctctcccctgcGTCTGAGGAGGTGTCCTTGGGGTTCCAGTGCTGGTCCAGCAGGTCTTCCAGCTGGATCCTCTGGTTGTGCTTCAGCTCATCTCTGCGGTGCAGCTCCTCCTTGGATCTGGCCTTAGCTGGATGGCCCTCTCCTTTGTTGTCTTTCTGCTGTCTGCGGGGCGTGGACTTCTTCTTGGGGGCGGCCGGGGGACGAGGGGCGGGCTGGCAGCGACACTCCACGTGGTCGTGGACCGAGACGACTGCCTTGGAGTAGTTGGGCCGCTTGTCCACGTACTGGATCTTCATCAcctagtgaggaggaggaggcgggagATTCAAAATGACTAAAtcgctttttatttttttatgactaatcctttatttgaccaggtaggccTAAGTCAGCTGAGAACATTCTCTTTTACAGAAACAACCTGGGGAAAAGTTTCAGGGTAGAGGACAGGTGTTGAGATGGGGGGTGGTGTATATGTACCTGTAGGTGCCTGGTGTGGGTCAGCACGGGGACACACTGCAGGCTCTTGGTGTTGCAGCAGCCAGAGCATCGCTGTACCTCCACACAGGGAGGCCACAACATGAAGTTGGCGTTGCTGCGGTCCAACATGGCACGGgtcacctccatcacctctgtcctcACCTTACATAGTGCCTGCTGAGCCGGCTGGGCGTCTGAGacaacaaagacagacagacagacagacagacggacggacagacagacagacagacagacagacggacggaccaTTTAAAACCTCCCATATTACAGACAGGTTTCATAAGATGGGACAGTGTACATTAATCAGCAAATCAGACACATAATTGTAAATGTGCTGGAGCCTCAGGCTTAATGTTAAAAGCATACCATCTACACTGCTCAGTGCATACAAAACAGCCAGCACATAGGCCTCaaaatgtataaaacattttGTTTACACTAATTCTACTGAAGGTATATTACTTATGCTGTTTAAAGAAATCACATGCTATTGAAACAGTGTATGCATGAATCTTCATACGTGCTGGAGTGTAACTTGGAGTTGCAAGTCATAAGGCGTTTGTTCAGCAAATAACTAATGAATCGCAATATGGTGACATACTTTATATGTTTCTTTACCACAACATGCATTACACAACTCATTTTGGATTAGATGTAGCTGTCCAAAACCACCCAAGTCAACATGAGTGACGGAAATATGTGGAATTATAGCCTAGCGTCAGAGACTATGAGGAAGGTGAAAACTCACCCAGACTCCTTGGCAATCGGTTGCTAGTGTTGTTGGAGTGTTGTCCACTCGGCAAAAAATCGTCCGAGAAATCCTCATCTGACAAAAAAACAATCCAATCCAATATTAGTTTACAGATCTAATCAGCTCGTTGCTTCAATtgtttattaaaaaaaataataataataattactctctctgtgtgtatgtgtgtgtgcgcgcgcacgtGCATGCATCTGTGTacggtgcatgtgtgtgtttatgagagAGTTTGAGGCATTGTTTACAAGTTGAGCCTCCCCTTAATAGATGTCTGTTTGTGTGGGAATTTATTTCTGTCATGACCtcatgtttgtgtgtttttgtatctTGAGACACTGAATAGTTCCCTCTTTTGTTTCTCTTATCTCGTTGAGTTTGTATATAGTGTTGACTGTATGTGATGTTCGCTATTCAATGATGGGAATATGTGCATCTATTTAAGAAGTCTTTCTGCCCTCTGTGTCACTGACGGTTTGTCTGTTAGTCAGTCTGTGAGATTCTTTTTATAGTATTTACTGTGTGTGACGTCGGCCTGTCCCTGTTGGGAATGAAATCTGGGCATCATGTGACAACAGTTTTCAATTTCTTTCCCTCAGTCTCTGTTGGTCGGGTTAGTTCATCTGAGAGAGCCTCCATCTCATGGCGTGACCAGTGTGTCTGGCTGGCTTGTGGTCCTGTACCGCTCAGTTGTTAGAGCATTAGGCTTCGGGAGCCAGGATGTGGGTTTGAATCCCAGGGCCACCCATACGTAAACATATATGCACCTATGACAGTAGGTTTCTTTGTAAACCGATTCTGCTAAAATGCATATGCATGTTGATGAGTATCAGCATAGTACAACGTTAGAGATATTTACCTACGGAGTcactgagcagcagcagctgcaggTCCTCTATGGAAGAGATAGGGTTGCTCCTAACCAGCTCCACCAAACCTGGAGGGAGAGGATCCCcctgagagaaagagatgagacaggaATAAAAGTAGATTCTCCCAAATCAAATATTTTCTCGGCTTCCCCATTTATTCTGTGTAGATAATGGAAGCGAAgagacaacagcagtggtacatgtaggcagtggtgtaaagtacttaagtaaaaatattttagagtactacttaagtagttttggaggctatctgtactttacttgactatttctgaaatgttttattttttacttcactacattccgaaagaaaatattgtgctttttactccatacattttccttgacacccaaaagtaccgGTTACATTTGAAACGCTAAGCAGGACAGGAAAtcggtccaattcacacacttatcaacagaacatccctggtcatccgtactgcctctgatctggcagactcacgaaacacaaaagctttgtttgtaaatgatgtgttattattatgagtgttgaagtgtgctcctggctatccaggatatatatttatatatttatacattttaaaaacaagaagatTGTGCCGtctgatttatacttttacttttgatacttaagtacatttaaaaccaaatacttttagacttttactggtgaccttcacttttacttgagtcattttctattaaggtatctttacttttactcaagtatgacaatttttccaccactgcatgtAGGTAGGTGTGGGTTCGGGTTAGGGGGTTACCCGACTTGCCCCCCTAATCATTAATGAAACAAGAGGATGAAGGAAATGGCTGCTTTGATTCACAATGGCCACTAAGAGGGGGTGAATGACTATTGGCCTTGTGTCATCTCATCTGCTAATACTTAGGGGTCACAGGAGTCAGGAAGGGTTCAGGAAGTAGTGGGGGATGGAGTgattgagaggaggaggaggaggagaggtggatcagaacagagagataatggagggatggatgaataaAGGAGAAGAAGTTGCATCTATGGAGATATTAACTCTTGCTAGCTGGGTCTACCACTGTTTGACCTATTGGGTCCGAATCCCAGGTCTCATGCACACCACAATACTGAGTTAGCTCTCTGAGCTAATGCCTTTGGCATTCATTcagggagctaacacaagtcGAACCACCTCTGTCCGTTACATTCATCCATTCAGTTTCTTGTGAGAATAAAACTAAGCCCTTTGGGGAGTGCTTTGAGGAGGAAGAAGCCATGCGTGAACGGCATTCACACACTATTAATGTACATAATGTACTTTTCCCCATTGTTGTTGGGCACTGAAGAAAGTCCAGCCATACGAAAGGAAAATGCCATGAGTTAAATGAACATCTCTATTTGTGTAGCAATGCCCCCGAGGAGCCATCCCAGTTATTTCCTCTCCTTGGCCCCAGTCTAAGGGCTGAGgctccaatggcaccctattccctatttagtgcactactagcaatgtcatttgggacgcactcTAACTGTGCTGGCTGCGCATTATGGTCTGGGCCTTTGTTCATAGAGTGGCCGTTGCCATGGCGATTTGTGTCTGGGCGGGAAAAATTGAATAAACACTTCACCCCCTGCAACTGATGTAAACAGAAAATCATAACCTTTACCCTATAATACTGTAGGAATCCAGGAGTTACTCTGGTCCTAATTGGTGAACTCTAAATCAGAACTCCAAATCACACACACAAGTCAGCATCTGACTGGGTCACATCTGGAAGTTCTGGAACAGTCAGTGTCTTCTAAAATGTACTGTCATTCTTCTGATCACACAGACGGAGACAGGCACTTATTTTAGAGCCATCATGCAGTAGATCTCCATCTCTCTGAatagagatggaaacagagacagtcccaGTCCCCGTATTTCATACATAGTGCACTTAACAGGGAATATATTGCCCCAGTGATGTTTAATGGGAAGTGGGTTGAGCTGAGGAATCCCAGGTACAGGCTATAGGAGTAGAGAGGTGAGGAATAAGGATACATGATTATGGGTCTAGTTTTGCTGCCTGTCGGCAtgcgagtacacacacacacacaaatgcacatacGGCTGAACATGTGCACATTCTCACATGCAATCCCTAAAACCATGCATATGAGCACATGGTTTATGCATACGTTTAtaggaacacacacaaacacattcagaCATTACATTATACAGCTAGAATCCATTCTGTGGGATTTAGTTGACTGAGGGAATTCCCTGATGGTATACCTCAAAGACACCTCATGTGATCACTAGCTACAGGCGTGTACACCAATACATCACTGGATGGGAGGATGTATAGATAGATGACAGAGGACTAGTTCGACTATACATTAACAACGCTTTCTAATCAACCCTTACTGCCACCTCCAACAACCTGTCCTCAGGGCAATTCGTATGATTTGGGACATTTATTTGCGTCCCTCCAAGGCTGCCTCCAAAAAGCCCAGTCTTTGACATGACAAATGTGGTGGACAACACACACCACTGGCAGCTCTGGGAACAAGACACACTAGAggactgacttgcctcgttaaataaaggttgaataaattaaaaaaaaattaaaaaggaaGTCATCGATCTGATAGCATGAAAGCAACTGAACGGCATTCTGGGAAACCCAGCAAAGAAGGGGTGGCGCCGCATTTCGCCCTGTTTAAACATTCATTTCCCATAACCgaagactgtgtgtgtatgttgttgtgacccaCATAGTCAGAGCTTTGTTTCACTATAGTCTCTTCCGACAGCCGCTACTGCCCAATCCTGTGAACTTCCCAAAGATGGCCCGATGTACCTCAGTCGGGAGAGTATCCTGGATAGTCGGTTAAATTCTTGGGACCACTAGCATGTAAAATGCATGACTGTAAGTTGtcttggataaaagtgtctgctaaatggtatatatacacttagtgtacaaaacattacgaacaccttcctaacattgagttgcatccccccccccctctctcccttttgaccccagaacagcctcaattcagtggggcatggactctacaaggtgccgaaagtgttccacagggatgctggcccatgttgacaccaatgcttcccacagttgtgtcaagttggctggatgtccttgggtggtggaccattcttgatacacaaacttgtgaaaaacccagcagcattgctgTTCTTGAAACAAACCAGTGCCTACtaacataccccgttcaaaggccctTAAATATTCAGTATTGCCCgtccaccctctgaatggcacatatacacaatccaggtctcaattgtctcaaggcttaaaaatgattctttaacctgtttcctccccttcatctacactgattgaaatcgatgtaacaagtaacatcaataagagattatagctttcacctgttcacctggtcagtctaggtAATGGAAAGAGCAAGTGTCCCTACTGTTTTGTACATTCTGTCTATATTAGCATTATATTCAAGTTAGGGCCACTTTGGCCTCTTCTCAAGTCTATCAAAATGAGACCCTCAAACTTGAATTATGTCTCCTCTCTTAAAATATATAAGCCGTAATGAGGACGGGACTCACCATGGTTTAATTCACCATGCACTTAACATGTGTGTCATATGCAGGACGTATCCTGGGGAAGGAGCTTTTAGGACACTCGCTGTGTATGCTACGATACAAAGTACATCCAATCGACTCCAGCAGTCAAGACGAGACCCCTTTCCCCTTGAGTTGAACACATTTCTTCCTATTCTTTTTAACCGTCACCGTGTGTATTAAGGCCCTCGGCACCACGATTCAAAACAATGGTCAGCCGTAGCATAATCAGAATGATTTATAGTTGTGTTGCTGTGACAAGCGCTCATCCTATTGCTAGCCTGTCAAATAtcctgtggacacacacacacacacacacacacacacacacacacacatttggccTTGCTTTAGCTCCCAGGCGTGTTTCGTGATGGTCTGGTGAGATTTTAGATGGCCTTCGCCTTCCACTCATATGATGTTTATCAACAGGTTTATGCGCTTAGGCAATCTGGAGAGGGGCCCACGTTGAGCATGAGCATGTGGACAAGCATTGGAGGAAAGATTGTTATTTTCACTTTGGGATTCTGGACTATAAGACGTTTAGGTTCTGTAGACGGGTCTGCCATAACTGTTCCATGGTTACCTTGCCAAGCAGGGCCCAATCGGATGTCCTCACCATGAGGCCCTCACAGCCTGAAGTGAAACTTAGGACTGTTTCAAATCAACTGTATGTAGAGCATTAAAGCCATGAGGTGAGCTGTCATAAGGTGTGGTTCAGAGGATGAGCAGTTTAACTTACAAGACGCAGCTTAATTAATCAACAATAACAAGTGCACATGTGGTTGTATGCCACAAACATACACTAAGTGGAGGGGTGAGGGGCCTGGTTCACATTTATTTTGTACAAAACATTACTGAATGTAACAAGTTGGCGCCTTTTGTTTGGAGAGCATACAAGGCCCAGTGCACACATTGTTAAAATACAATGACCCTGAAATTCAACAATGGTCTATAATTGGGGCCCGGTGTCAAATATACTCAACAATGGTCCCTAATTTTACCATTCACAGTGAAATTAAACAAAGAAAATAAACGTAGCCTTTCAAATGAGCTAAACAGAAAAACATATATTTGGCAACGGACTTTGGGCAATTAGGCTTAGATTTGAATGAATTAATTGACTCTGTCACATACCTCTGCGTTGCCCGACCGCAGACATGCCGCAAGCAACGCGAGCAGCTGAACCCGAACCCAAACCCACGAGCTCATCTTGCTGCCCAGGCTGGATTCTCCGCGATAGACCAAGCATTTATGGAAACAGCACGAGTCTCTCCCTCAGCACTAGGCGTGGGGACAGCGGCTCGCTCTGTGGAATTGGAACTCCTTGCCTTGCAAGTGGACGGACACCTACACTTGTCGTCTCAGCAAAGTATCCAGTGAATTAGCAATTGTAGCCTGCTCAATGATACGCTTCCCACACAGAACGTCCACCCAGTTCGAAATTCCACTAGAGGAGTAAGGCGACTTTTTAAAAGATGATTTGGTCCATTTTCAATTGATGTCTTTAAATCCCCAAGGAAGTGTTTGTGGTGTGTTCCAAACACAATAATCTCCTGCAGTCGGGATGATAGTGTCAGACTGTTTGGTATCACacaatttaaaaatgtttttaaggCATCAGTCGATACATTAAAAGTCCAGGTGCGAAATTAAAACGCCCAACGTTATAGCCTATGGCTTTAAAATAAACATCTTACATTATCCTACAAAATAATCAAtataatgagaaaaaaaatcttcAAACATTTTAAGTTACTTGTATATATCAGACAAAGTTTACAAACAAACAATATTCTAGACTAGATTAGTAAAATGTTATTTATACTACACATTAATACAGGCTAATGCTAGGTTATCCCTCGAGACATCAAAACTCTTCAAGTTGATTAAAATCCCTTTTTATTTTCCTTTTTCCACGCGTTGTAGCCTACACGAGGTTATTCTCTCCTTATAACGCACGGCGCGCCTCTATATGGTACGTAGCCTACAATGGGTGTTTGCTGTCCGCTGCCTCGTCACAGGCTTATCAATATCCAAAGCTCTCTGTGGCACAGTGCGCTTCAGCCCTGTTCCCTCCTGATTACGCCTCTACCGCACTTGACGGGAGAGCAGATTTCCAAGAGTTTGTACAGTATCTCTCCCGCCCCCTGAAGGCAGGGCCATCATCTACACAAAAAAAGGACTGACTGGGCTCTTGAGGGAAAGGTCTTAAAGGAGAAGTCTCGTGTGAGTTATTGCAAGGGTTTATGTCTGCAACCATGTATTATAAACTGCAAATTCACACCGAAATGTGTGtcatagatctgtcattctcattgaaagcaagtctaagaagctaTACATCGGTTCTATGTGCTCTATTTCTAAGCTTTTCTTCTTAAATTTAGTTTTTGCATATTTTACTTTCGTTTTTGTACACCAGCTACAAACTGCTGAAAATACAATTATTTTGGTTATGgtaaatatatttcacagcggtttagatggtacaaagATTCTCTACACTTCCTTACACTTGCtttttttgtcacataaactgaaattaggtgaactattagaattttagcaaccagaaaatggcggagcgatttctaCATATTTTTAATAGCCCATTAGCACAGATGTTTGAAAGTACAGTACACTGTAAAACAAATCATGTGATTGTCACAGTGAATTACTGTATAATCAGCAGTAACATACTTATAAACTGaatacagtagattacagtaaattgcattgcattgtgggaaaaATGTATATGTCAGGGGAATATTTGTTGTATTTTGGAATATCACTGTAAAAATTCTGCATAAAACACAGTAGCAGTTCACTTACTGTATTTGTGAATATTCCAATAAAAATGCCACACTCAAAGCATACAGGCAACAAAATCAAAGCAAATCCTCTGAAGCAAGACAGAAAACGTTTTTGCTTAATTGTTATTATAAATGGAATATTTATTCTTAGCTTCTGAACATGTGCAGATCATGTTCTGCGCAAGTGCATATTTTCTACTTTATGCGGAGAGAACAGGCTACTGAGGAGATGAATGCTTTTTTAATAGTCAGATCAAAACTATTATTTTATCTCAGTCAGTTTCATGGGGATATacgctaccgttcaaaagtttggggtcacttcgaaatgcctttgtttttgaaagaaaagcacattcttggtctattaaaataacataaaattgataaGCAATACAGTGTTAATCTTGTAAATTAcaatttttttatggaatatctacagaagtgtagaggcccattatcagcaaccatcactcctgtgttccaatggcacgttgtgttagctaatccaggtttatcattttaaaaggctaactgatcattagaaaacccttttgcaatgatGTTAGAACATCTTAAAAccgttgttctgattaaagaagcaataaaactgtccggCTTTAGACTAATTGAGCAaatggagcatcagcatttgtgggttcgattacagcctcaaaacggccagaaacaaacacctttcttctgaaactcgtcagtctattcttgttctgagaaatgaaggctattccttgTGAGATATTGCCAAGAAGCTAAAAATCCCGTACaccgctgtgtactactccctttacagaacagtgcaaactggcactaaccagaatagaaagaggaaagaggccccggtgcacaactgagcaagaggacaagcacattagtttgagaaacagacacatcacaattcctcaactggcagcttccttaaatagtacccgcaaaacactcctgaacttatttaagcttgctattgactgaagacatttcagcttttgatTTTGAATGAATTTGTCAAATGAAAAACAAatctccactttgacattacgggCTCAATGATGTGGTgtataggccagtgacacaaaatctacatttaatccattgtacaattcaggctgtaacacaacaaaatgtgggaaaaaagtCAAAGGGGTTTTGTAACTTTCTGAAGCCACTGCATGTAATGTGTTGTCATGAAGAGTTTAATTTGAATGGTAACATTCGCCTAGGAACTCACTTGGTGAAAGCCACAGGACAGAAAATGAAGGAATTAAACAAATCTGTCTACATTTCCCAGTAGCACCGGGCATAAGGAAaataattattatttattattattattattatattattattattataattcaaTACAACGTTGGGGTTTGTAAAGACAAAATGCCTTAAATCTCAATGAATTCATGAAtgcattcatccattcattcattacatattcaCGAAATAGATGCTGCATTTACAATGACCATGTCATGAATAACCCACGCTGACTTCAGAACAGAGATGAATAGGCTACTGCATAACGCAGTGCCCTTCCTTCCTCCATCTCACATGATGAGAGGTCGTGATCGTGGTCCCCGTGTCCTTTACCCACATCGCCCCTAGCGAGAAAGTAGGCCTAAGAGGTGTATCTAAACACCACCAGAGCTATTCTCAGATATTATGACCTTTCCTATCTGTTCAtgtttatggaacatttctggacaATACTGCCTGTGACTCATCCTAACTTAAACTCACTTAGACTTGAACCCCAAAATAGTGAGCCAACATTATGGACTGGATGTAATGCGTACAGGTTGATTCGATTTGTTGATATGTCTCTATTTCTACAAATTAAAACATGTgtcacttgtttttttttttatagttgTTGTCTGTagaaaggggagagaaaaaaggggggagaaaaagaaaaaggagaaaagagagagaagaaaaagtaACAGCCAAAATAACTAGCTCCCCGAGTGAGCTTCAGCAACGGTGTTGAGAAACACCACATCACTTGTTAGCAGATAAGTATGTCATCAATGTAATAGGAAAATAATGTAGTGCTTTGCTGTAAATTGCCAGGGACAAAACCGCATACTGGTCAGGGAGGAAATGTTCATTGCTCACAGACAGAGAAGTGACTGTGTTTGGCATTTTACGCTGAGGCTCATAGAAGCTGTGTGGGTGTCAGAAGAATCGGTCAGTGAAACCGTTCAGTG
This window contains:
- the LOC118384367 gene encoding trichohyalin-like, encoding MSSWVWVRVQLLALLAACLRSGNAEGDPLPPGLVELVRSNPISSIEDLQLLLLSDSVDEDFSDDFLPSGQHSNNTSNRLPRSLDAQPAQQALCKVRTEVMEVTRAMLDRSNANFMLWPPCVEVQRCSGCCNTKSLQCVPVLTHTRHLQVMKIQYVDKRPNYSKAVVSVHDHVECRCQPAPRPPAAPKKKSTPRRQQKDNKGEGHPAKARSKEELHRRDELKHNQRIQLEDLLDQHWNPKDTSSDAGERKGGYGLDHDKMDPQWVLNATRQLGDNEWTEPRHHDDMEEGRDSSSVNGTTTAMDIDMAQLDHEKRDGVETRGDSLFNITEGNVSRGDRRQGSLSLSEEEGDQETQRQATQTQSPSLRTNTSKQQRHGTNSSSEETKRREGANQRTEQQFHPTEETNQRPESRFPPLEEADQRRKDNETPDSERSLQHALQLEQEKLEEERKELFLLHRRLDDEKELLRREQQKEQQEKEEQQYHRPNHKHQTQTTTNRTDTVSPTSTRAPSVLAGPRPPARPGPTRKRMRKNNRKRISKAAMRAMLM